The nucleotide sequence ACCGCTGCACCCCAGTGCAGTGCCATCgtggggagggacagagggattatGTGTCTTTGATGGAAAGTTGTACCTTGTAGTTCTAGATAATCGAATAATATAGTGGAAGAAGCATTTCCATCATAATGTATGTCATTCAAACTATTACTGATCTTTGACTCCttttagttcaaagtaaaattcaaCAAGCAATGATCAAATATATCCATCAAAAGAATACTGTCAAGAAAATGCAAGTTAGTGGCCTAACTTAAATCTGAAAACAGTAAATGTACCAAGTGCTACTCTGAGTGCTTTTTTGTGTTTTTGTCAGCTGCATCCTTGAATTAATTCTCCCCATCCATGCACCCTTCAACTGGGATGTACAAAATATGGGAGGAAAAATCCTGAGTTCTTATCTAACTAGATAATGCcacatttaaaatatataaaGCTTCTTTCATAAAGTAAGATGTTTACCATAGTCTGAATGTTTTATAAGTTACTTTGGTTTCACAGAATTAATTAAAAAGTTACATGTACTGCGAAATATTTTCTTGAGGTTTTATTGTTTGGTCTTACAGATTGTTTTCATACTTTCTTCAGGTTACTAGGTGTCTTTAAACCTCTTCCTTACCCTTTCATCTGTTGTCTATTTATTCATTCAAATAAATACTTGTAATATTGAAATGTAAAGTCCTGGGGACATCTTTATAACTTTACACATTAAGAGGCCTTCcttcaaacacaaaatgctggaggaactcagcaggccaggcagcatctatggaaaagagtacaatcgatgCTTTGGGCCAGGGCCCCTCATCTTGACTCAAATcaatgactgtactctttttccatggatgaagcctggcctgctgagtttctccagcattttgtgtgtgttgcttgtatttcctgTGTCTGCAGATTGTAATTGGAGTCTTCCTTCAAAAACAGGTTTTGCACATAGAACACTGAAACAGGATTTTCAGCCTACCATACCCCTACTGACTATTAAGTACCTGTCTGTACTCATCCCATTTACTAGATGCTGGTCTGTAGCTTGATGAAGGGCCCTGGCCCAAAATGTCCAcaatttattccactccatatttgctgcctgacgtgctaagttcctctatcattttgtatgtgttgctcaagatttccactaTTTGTAGAATTTCTTGTGCTTCTGGTCCATGCCCTGCGATGTCTTGATGATTCCAGTGCTCATCCAGGCGCTTTTTAAATGTGAGAGTACTGCTTCCACCATCTTCACTGAGTATTCCAGATTGCAAcatctctgggtaaaaaaaaaatctttgacaAATCCCATCTATGTATCTTAATCCTCACTTAAGCCTATATCCTCTGTACTTAATCACCTCTGCTGAGGGGAAAATATCTTACAATCTATTCTATCTATGCTTTTCATAATTCTGTACACCTCTTCCAGATTCCtcctcagcctcctctgctccaaagCAAACAAGCCTAGTCTATCCTAAcataggaaagatttaaaagagtatGGGACTAGCTCAAGAAGGCACcttggataaaagtgaaatttcaaGTTTAAGATTAGCTGATGTTTTATAAACCATTATTGtagatttaattttaaaattggGTAATGAAGCATTCAATATTTTACGGTAACCGTTTTACAATGTTTTACTTATATTTCTCTTAATAAAATAACACAATTAAATAGAGCTGCTACTTGAGATCATTTCACTGTATTCTGTTGTATGGGCAAGTGATTAAATGATTGGCATTAATTATACACTTTTGCTATTTGTGTTTCTGTCTATAACTACAAAGAAAGCAAGACTGGAggaataagcacaagagattctgcagatgctggaaatccagagcaacacacacaaaatgctggaggaactcagcaggtcaagcaacacctaaggaaagaaataaagagttgatgaCAGGACTAATAaagaatctcagcccaaaacgtagactattttcccttccatagatgctgcttgacctgctgagttcctctggtattttgtgtgtgttcgatTGGGGAATGCCATTTGGAAATTCCATATAATATGGAAATGTGACATGAAATACCCTTATGtgatgtgtaaaaaaaaatctttttcctcatTTTTTTGCCAGCTGCTGTAAATTCATTTAAAGAAGctagagaaaaaaacaaagaCCAGAAGTTTCTGCGGGAGCCACAGTTGAAAACAGAGTCATTAAAGCCCTCAAGGCAAGAAGGAATGTCCCATAGTAAGACAAATAAGATGAAAAGAGATAATACCATAGGTGAGAAAAGCAAACCAACGTGTATCAAACAAGCCAGTGCAATTCTGGAAGAATCTGAACCTGAAGTTAAGATTGAAAAGTGTTTCTCTAATGAAGATGCCACCAAAGTCCAAGCTGCTGAGTCCGCATTGGTTTCTCAAGTTACTGAACAGACTGAATCTAGAGCAATAGATATCGAACTGATGAGTGCAACTCCAGAAAAATCCAAACCCGAAGCTTTGAATGAAGATTGTTTCAGTCAAGAAGACACCTCCAAAAACCAAGCTGCAGGTTTGGTTTCTCAAATTACTGAAGAGAAGAAACCTGCGCAGTTAAATATAGAGAAAAGAATTCAAGTTTCAATTAATTCACACAACACAAAACCTATTGAAGAAGATAAGAGTGTTGATGAAGAAGAAGATTATTTTGATGATAGCACAGAGGAGAGGTTTTATAATCAGTCATCTAGTGATGAGAGTGGGGACGATGATTTCTTCATTGGAAAGGTGAAAAGAACAAATAAAAGGAAGCAAGAATCTGATCCAGCAGCTGATGTCAACATTGAAAATGATAATGAGAGAAATATGCCAATTGGCCTGAAGGAAATAAAGAGCAATCTTAATAGAAAAAAGAGCAGCGGGGAACAGACAAAATTTGGATCTTTATTTTGTGGCAATTTGTCGAGTTCAAAGGCATCAGTGCAGAAGAGGTAAGGATCAGATATGTTTATTCACTTTGAATTAAATTCCTATAAATAATTATGCTGCCCACTGGTAAATTAACTTGATTTTAAACTATTGTTTTTTTTCACAGCAATCTCCAAGGACAAGTCAAGAACAAGAAATCTGGTCAGTGTAGATGGTATTTCTTGCTGGGTTTTCGTTGGTTATTCAAATGCTgtgcattttattttaaatgtactCACAATTATTCACAACAGTTTCTACGCTGTTGTTGTACACTTTGCTTGGTTGCATCAATATATACAGCATTATTAGAAGTATGGAAAGTAGGAAGGGATTTGCACATTGAGTACTCTGGTGCATGAATAATTGCCCCCATTGTAGACTATAGTGGATTATGCATGCCCTCACATTTTTCCTACCATAAAGTAAGATCTGAGATGAATTTATTTCATTTCCTCAATTTATTCCTTGATTCCTTCAATGCGTTCATTCCTTGGAGCTCAAATATCTATCAATAAATGATCTTCATAATACTTCTTTGTCAGAAATTCTCAGCCATTATCATACGGAAAGTGAATAAGCAAGTTTGAATATTTATTTTATTACATATGCTAAATGACTTGATTCTGAGCAATTTACCCTTGGAAAACTTTTAACATATCATGAGAAGGACTTCCATTTAATTTTGTTTCCTGATGTATGACAGAACCACAAATTTCCAGTGAGAAATCTCTTTATCCTCTAGTTTAATGATCAAACTATAATGGAATCCTTAAGGAACTTACTATGATCAAAttagtatttgagtaatagtgATGATAAAGACAGTAATTGCTGCAAATTAATGTACGGTGCTGGAAACTAGGCCTCTCCCTTAGAATCAGTTCTTAGTTTCACTCTCACCCTGTGCTGTGTTGCTGTCACCCACTGAGATTTGGCCACCTGCTGTTCCCTAGCCACTATCAGTGGATAATCTTTATCACACAAGTGCTTCAGGTTGTTGGCGGGATAGGTTAAGAAAATATACATCTAGAGGGTTGGAAAGCAATTGTTTCACTCATTCCTCTCTGCCTTTACTAACTTGTATACCTTCTCCAACAACATATTATTTAAATGTATATAGTACTTCCAGCATAATAATGTGGAACGATACTTCACAAGGGGTTATGTGGGTTGATATCAAAAATACAGCATTGAAGATACTACTAAAGTCAGAAGAGAGAGGTTTGAGGAGGGTTTCCATTGCTTAGGACCGAGGCATCTGGAAAAAATGCTTGTTAGTAGTGAAGTAGTAGACATTGGAAATGATCAAGAGCCTGTAGCAAAAAGGATACGGGGCTAGAGGATGTTACAGAGAGATTAATGGATTGTAAAGAAAACTAGGTAGGTTAAATATGGGGCCATGATCATACAAATGAAATATGCgggaaaatgtgaaatatttcaattggacagagaaaaaaataagaaagGAGTGTGTCTTTGTGATGCAAGATGCAGAGGAATATGAATGTCTTAATGCATAAGCCAAAAATGCAGTACAGGAAATGGTTAGGAAAGCTAACCATTGTTTAGcttttgtttattgtttattgctGGGGAACTGAATACTCGAGAAGGGACATTATGTTTCATTTATGTAGAGCATTGGCCTCatatttaaggaaggatattaatgcactggaaacagttcagagaacTGGAATAGGCAGATTATCTCACTAGAAAAGATGGGACATGCTAGGCTTGTTTCCACAAGAATTTAGCAAAGTAGAAAGAAACTTAATGAAACTACATTCAAACATACAATATCTTGAGTGATTTCAACCAGTATTTTCCTTCAATAGAGAATGCAGAATTAGAGTCATGGTTTCAAAATAACAAGTTATTTTGTTATCCTTTCAGGGATTGTAGGTCTTTGAAACTCTTCCCCAAGGATAATGGAAGTAGactctttaaatattttttttaatcagagaCAGATAAACTCTTGATATAAAATGGTGTAAGAGGTTAATGCAGATAATTGGGATTGCAACTTGTGGTTACAATCACAATGACCATGGTTTTATTATGAGTGAGGGTCCTAGTGATCTCTTTCAGCCCCCAATTTGTGTATTCCAGGCCTTGCTATAAAATTAATGCATTTTAAGATCACTGTAAATGTTACATTAGAAAACATTGTCTCCATTTATTCAGGGAATTTAAAGGTCTTCTCATTTTAGTAATGTAGTATTCCCACAGGATGATTGATGTGTGCTGCAGGTCAGCTGTGCTTCAAAAACATATTTTAATAAGGAAAGCATTCCAATTGCATGTGTAATGTTTTAACATCTCAACTTTTATGAATCTATTCGTTTATTAGGCTCTTAGGTAAAACCATGTATGGCAGACAAAATAATTTTTCATTTCATTGAATTCTGTTACAAATTATGAACTTGCTGCTCTTCTACAACTGAAAGACATTTATTTGCAGAATAGATTGAATtgtgtggctgtgaaggtcaTCAGAAACATACATTTCtcttagtttgttagcttttgaattTCCCCGTTAAACAATTATATTCCCTACATTCAATAAATGTCAGAAAATTACTTCGTTCTGCTGCTCTGCTggtcattttatttttaattcagaTGATGTATTGAAAGGTGTCTTTTTTTCTGATACTAATATGAATTGCTTACTTGCGTAGCACTACTGAAAACTGAAAATATATGGATTTTCTAATGCACTGAGGAAGATGAATGTTATGTTGATTATGCAATTTGAGGATTATTTGCACTGATATGCTTTGCTACTTCTACATAACTTTTGTTGATTTAAAAACTCTTATGTAATCTAATGTCTTTGTACTTTAAATGTGGTCTGCTTGTTGATCATGACTTCTCTGGAATTTTGATTTGCGTTTGCAGCTGTTCAGCACAAAAGTTCTAACTCCAAAAAATTGTCTTTTCGTGAGAAATCCCAAGGGAAGTGTGGAGATGCAATTCCAAAACCACAACAATCACTTCATCCTTCTTGGGAAGCAAGTAGAAGACGGAAAGAGCAGATCCAAATAGTTGCATTCCAGGGGAAAAAGATCAGATTTGATGATTAATTTCTTTAAAAAATGGTGGAATTGCATTGCATTGTTTTGTATTAAAGCAGTTCCAAAATCAGATtaaaatatctgaagaaatgatTATACAAATATCAAATACCTGTCATGTTTCATACTGAAATTGcagtttatatttgcattttgttgCAAAATGATCTTGAGAACTGTTAAGTTTTAAGTAAATAATTTACAAAATGCTTTTTGATAATTTTATGTTTCAGTCCTGAGATTACTCATTATGTACAAAGATAAATTCTCTGCTGAAATATTTCAAAATGCCTACAATTTAAAGCAATAATTTCAAAAATCTGTGCTTCTTCATTCATTCACACGTGTTGAGTTTTGTCTCAATTTCCTCCAAGAAAAGATATTCTCATAACTTCTGAATCTTTAAGTGCTTTATCATTATTGCCATACCAATATAATTGTATAGCACTCCTGTGTTTAGATTTTGTGCTTTTAATTCAAAATTCTGTCTAAGTCATTGTGTATCAAGacaaatggaaatataaaaaaaacaaatggcaCAAAAGGCTGACAACCTGAAATATATCGGTCTGCAAATGAGATGCCCATGTAGACAGAAATTTTGAAATTGCTGGCCTACACTGACCTTTTCCCAATACTGAATGGCTCATGGCCAGTAACATACATGTCAGATTTTCTACAGTTCACAGCTGCATTTCTTCAATCTCAATAAGACAACAATAGCACCACTTAATTTTGCAGAACTCTCATCAGTTGGAAACTCTTTTCCAAATTAAATGTGGTAACCTTTACATTAAAAACAATTGTACCTCAGTACCAGAAAAGTTCCGGGCCATATTGTTCTCACCTGTTGCTAGAAACTGAATACAAAACTGCAAGCTGCTGAGTCAGCTTGTTCCTAACTTTCACACCTGTGCATTGTAATGTATAATGAGAGAAGCTATGGTTTAGATGATCGACTATATGATCTCCCATTCCACCACTGGACTCGCACTGAGCCTAGCAATAGAAAAAAATGTAATAAGCTCCAGAGCCAGGTGCATTTTGTATCGAGGGATTACTGAGCTTTTTTGCATAACCCTATTCACTGAAGTTGCTGAacctgtttattatttttatcttgcTTTTTCTTAAACTTTCTAGTTGAGTTCTAGGCCACGAGGGTATTATTTTTACCTACATTTTATTAATTCCATTGAAATCTACTGGAACCAGCGGTTCACAACCtaggcttttttttaaactaaggTTGATTAAGATTAGAACTagagttaaaggtgaaaggtgaaatgcttaagggaaacatgagggaatCTACTTCACTCAGGGTgttgagtgtgaaatgagctgccagtaaatgtaggtttgatttcagcatttaagtgaaatttggatagGAGGACTGTGGctcagatgcaggtcaatgggactaggcagattaatatttTGACTAGATGATCTAAGTgcctgttctgttctgtgttgCTCATTGAAATTGTGAGGTGGATCACAGTCATGACTGACCCGCCTGAGGCAGTGCAGCTGTGCTATACAGGAGGGGAAAAAGTAGCCCTAAGGGTCCTCAGTATCAACTCCAGAATTGAAGAAGACTTATGACATCAGGTCAGAAATAACCAAGAAAATGTCCTCCTTGTTGCCATCTATTATCCCTCAAATCTTGAATTTAGAAGAAGCACTGGAAATGTGTAGGGTAAGACTGTTTTCTGGGTTTAGCATTTATGTGTTCATCACAAAGTGTAGCTTGATAGGACTACTCCAGATTAAGCTCTTTACATCACAAAGGACATAGCTACTAGATCTTGTCTGTAGCAGTTCATGTGTGAACAATTATGGGCAACCACTTGACTTTATCCTCAGCAATCCAATTGTGGAAAATGCCTCTGTCCGTCATAACATAGAAATGACTACCAGCACAACCATTGTGAGGACAAGGTTCTGTCCTTATGCTGAGGCCATATGCCTTTATGTTGTGTGGCCAAATAAGATAGGCTTGGACTGGATCTGGCCATCACAATTGTGGCCTGTCAATGTACAGTCTCTGCCTGTAACTGCATACCCCTCAGTCTGACATTGCTATCAAATAAATTGTTAAGTTAGTTGAGTTTGCTGTGAACAATTACTGTTCTATTGGTTGTAGGATCTTATTGTCACAGATACTGAgatagtgaaaagctttgtttcaCACTATCCAGAAAGATCATGCCATAAATAGTTATATCAAGGTAGTAAAGAGGAAACaatacagaatatagtattgCATTCCCAGGGGAAGTGTAATGCAGACAGGTAAACAAAGTGCAAGGGTCATGGCGAGGTATATTGGGAGATCAAGTTCAATTCTACCTAGAGATGCTGAGGCGTTAATCTATTGAAGCTGCACTACAGATCTGGTTGTGTACTAAGTAACAAAAATGCGGTGTAATATTTAGAACTAACAGTTTTGACAACAACGGATTGAACCAGTGTCCTACAGTCCCAATGTATTTGTTTCATGAATGATGGTAGCTAATAGAAAGGAACATGCCAAGAGTGTCCTCATCCTCAGTGGTAGTGGGGCCTATCACTGCTTTGTGAATTGACAACCATCAGACCAAATGGATAACACACAAGAGCTCACAGCTGATGTTTTGTCCTGCTGTCTATTGGTCACACAAGCGCAGGTGCCTGAtgccagttagaaactgttcagcaacagtctcctatcCCAAATAAATGATGGAATCCAGTTATTTTCTCAAATAGTTTTTTTACTTCCAAAAACTATTGAAAGTTCTTgagctgtcccaaataagtggcttaCCTTATTTACCAAttgtccaattaactggaatcctctATATTATTAAAAtaggtatatgtcaccatatactaccttgagattgattttcttgcaggcatttacaggaaaacaaacaaaatagAATTTGTAAAATGCTATGTAGaaatgaagactgacaaacaaccaatgtgcaaaagcagacaCATTGTGAAAATGAAAGATATATATGCAGTATAATACCAAGAacgcagcggatgtacttcctgcggctcttgaggaaatatggtctgtctcaggaattgctgctgcagttctatactgcagtaattgagtctgtcctgtgcacctccatcactgtgtcgtttggagccgccaccaaacaggatagaaccagactacagcgcacagtgaggactgccgagcgcatcattggagcctccctgccctctattttggacctgtactcttccaggttgaagaagagggtggggaacatcataaaggactccttccatcctgtttGAACTgtttccgtctggtaggcgcttcagatccctccagagtaagactaataggcactggagaagttttttccctactgcagtcactttgctgaacagttaactgtcggctaactattacttggattgcactacttgtatgtataatctatattttcatttatatttatcattattattgttatgagcagagagacaacatctgccggaagtaaattccttgtatgtgcacacggtacttggtgattaaagtctgattctgattctgatgtagaGTCCATGTAAGTGGGTTGCATGTTGTGGAGTTATTTCATAGTtaaggtaagtgaagttatccacgctggttcaggagtttgatggttgcaggataataactgttccagaatctggtggtgtgggacgtaatGCTCCTGTATCTTAGTAGCTGGGTGTCCTTTGACTGACTTCCAATAACCCAAGGCCTTTCGATCATCTACAAAATACATTCAGCAGTGGTGGAATAGCTTCCACCTCCTTGGATGAGTACTGTGCTAACAAAGTATGATCCAGGACAAAGCAGTCTACTGGACTGGCACCCCATCAACCACAATCAACATTAATTTTCTCTACTACAGGCAGACAGCAGTGGCATTATGTACTGTCTACATAattagaattgggtttattatcattaacatatgttatgaaatttgatgttttgcagcagcagtacagtgcaaggcataaaaatgaCTAAGTTACAAAAATGAGAAATAGTGCcgaaggaatagtgaggtagtgtgcatAGACTGCTCAAAAATCAGATTTTCGACAGGAAGCAGTTCCGAAAATGTTGGCTGTGGGTCTTCGGGTTCCTGTACCCCCCTCTGGGTAATAGTAATACAAATAGGGTGTGTCCTGAATGGTGAAGATCCTTGATGGTGGACGCACTGTAGTTATTAATCTAGATTACTGTGACTGCACTTCCCTAATGCATGTTCTCTACCatcaagaagcacaaggtgataggagCATGGGAGTACCAGGGAAAGTGGACTAAATACACAGTCTGTGCATgagtcagaggacacaggtgcgGTCTACTCATGTATATTTATTGTAGGAAAGGATATTGCAGATGATAAATTCAGGGAATGAATTTCTAGAACAATGTAATATTGAAAAGCAGAGGGTAACCCTTAAGGGTGGATCGATGATCATTGAAGTGTCTACTAGATGGCTATGAGAATCAAGAGCATTTGCCTTCATTAGCTCGGACTAGAGTTTAAGAGCAGGTGCAACAATTTAAAACATTGATTACATCGTAACTGGAATACTGTGTGTGTTCCAGTCAGCACACTAGTGCACATGATTGTAAtggggagggggcagaagagatAGAGCACAATATTGCCCGAGTGAGGAGGGGAGATGGAAAGGCCTGCTCCCAGTGACGCCTCCCAGTCTCTGCCCAGCTAATAGGATTCACTTGTTACTTGATCCAGACTcttcacctgcagcctatttaactcCAGTTCTCATCAACAGTCCTCATTCATGCAttgcctcaaccagttgctcctagctaCCGCTCTCCCTGCCTAAAATTTACCTTGTTGCACTTAGCTTTTGTTCTCTCTAGTTTTGTAGCCCCTCAGAGCTTGTTATTTTGTGgcctattattaaagttatcatttACTGCTAAGTCATCACCACGGCTCTGCCTTTGGGTCAAGATTCTTCTACATtcccagatggttgagggggagcTTGAGATACTAAATTGACAAGtgtaggtaataactgtttccttTAATAGAGGTACAGACCCTCCTCAGGTTacagatcattcttgtgaatgatGTAACCTAACAGTTTGCTAGTCAAAAATGTAGCCACATAAGGTAGAGGGTACCTACAGCTGCTGCCAAATCCATACGGCCAGACTCCAAAAAGCTTGCTCATATGTATAGGTCTTGCATATTAAAGTTGGGGAGTTCCTTTATCTATAACCAGAATAAATTAGaattcctccccccttttctttcttccatggccttcagtcctctcctatcagactccccccttctccagccttgtatctctttcaccgatcaactttACAGTCCTCTCCCTCCCATACCCCCACTATttaactcctcatctttttttctctacagtcctgctgaagggtcttggccctaaaagtcgactgt is from Hypanus sabinus isolate sHypSab1 chromosome 5, sHypSab1.hap1, whole genome shotgun sequence and encodes:
- the srfbp1 gene encoding serum response factor-binding protein 1 isoform X4, yielding MKDLKPDYVSKAALQENLNCEKVCEKPSSTSEERAIARIASHPLVYKKIAAIKAAVNSFKEAREKNKDQKFLREPQLKTESLKPSRQEGMSHSKTNKMKRDNTIGEKSKPTCIKQASAILEESEPEVKIEKCFSNEDATKVQAAESALVSQVTEQTESRAIDIELMSATPEKSKPEALNEDCFSQEDTSKNQAAGLVSQITEEKKPAQLNIEKRIQVSINSHNTKPIEEDKSVDEEEDYFDDSTEERFYNQSSSDESGDDDFFIGKVKRTNKRKQESDPAADVNIENDNERNMPIGLKEIKSNLNRKKSSGEQTKFGSLFCGNLSSSKASVQKSNLQGQVKNKKSAVQHKSSNSKKLSFREKSQGKCGDAIPKPQQSLHPSWEASRRRKEQIQIVAFQGKKIRFDD
- the srfbp1 gene encoding serum response factor-binding protein 1 isoform X3, producing MNRRGLENAEDIHHRRNQHASRQTPKPPCHFSFLNPLAQPSSTSEERAIARIASHPLVYKKIAAIKAAVNSFKEAREKNKDQKFLREPQLKTESLKPSRQEGMSHSKTNKMKRDNTIGEKSKPTCIKQASAILEESEPEVKIEKCFSNEDATKVQAAESALVSQVTEQTESRAIDIELMSATPEKSKPEALNEDCFSQEDTSKNQAAGLVSQITEEKKPAQLNIEKRIQVSINSHNTKPIEEDKSVDEEEDYFDDSTEERFYNQSSSDESGDDDFFIGKVKRTNKRKQESDPAADVNIENDNERNMPIGLKEIKSNLNRKKSSGEQTKFGSLFCGNLSSSKASVQKSNLQGQVKNKKSAVQHKSSNSKKLSFREKSQGKCGDAIPKPQQSLHPSWEASRRRKEQIQIVAFQGKKIRFDD
- the srfbp1 gene encoding serum response factor-binding protein 1 isoform X2, producing the protein MLPGLLSSSSILHVLLYWDLKPDYVSKAALQENLNCEKVCEKPSSTSEERAIARIASHPLVYKKIAAIKAAVNSFKEAREKNKDQKFLREPQLKTESLKPSRQEGMSHSKTNKMKRDNTIGEKSKPTCIKQASAILEESEPEVKIEKCFSNEDATKVQAAESALVSQVTEQTESRAIDIELMSATPEKSKPEALNEDCFSQEDTSKNQAAGLVSQITEEKKPAQLNIEKRIQVSINSHNTKPIEEDKSVDEEEDYFDDSTEERFYNQSSSDESGDDDFFIGKVKRTNKRKQESDPAADVNIENDNERNMPIGLKEIKSNLNRKKSSGEQTKFGSLFCGNLSSSKASVQKSNLQGQVKNKKSAVQHKSSNSKKLSFREKSQGKCGDAIPKPQQSLHPSWEASRRRKEQIQIVAFQGKKIRFDD
- the srfbp1 gene encoding serum response factor-binding protein 1 isoform X1, which codes for MAASGAPMNVNNEIVKLRKDVKKARALIIRKLSRNIIQLKTKKGTQDAITKNLRRAERLLEDIHTMKDLKPDYVSKAALQENLNCEKVCEKPSSTSEERAIARIASHPLVYKKIAAIKAAVNSFKEAREKNKDQKFLREPQLKTESLKPSRQEGMSHSKTNKMKRDNTIGEKSKPTCIKQASAILEESEPEVKIEKCFSNEDATKVQAAESALVSQVTEQTESRAIDIELMSATPEKSKPEALNEDCFSQEDTSKNQAAGLVSQITEEKKPAQLNIEKRIQVSINSHNTKPIEEDKSVDEEEDYFDDSTEERFYNQSSSDESGDDDFFIGKVKRTNKRKQESDPAADVNIENDNERNMPIGLKEIKSNLNRKKSSGEQTKFGSLFCGNLSSSKASVQKSNLQGQVKNKKSAVQHKSSNSKKLSFREKSQGKCGDAIPKPQQSLHPSWEASRRRKEQIQIVAFQGKKIRFDD